One region of Quercus lobata isolate SW786 chromosome 2, ValleyOak3.0 Primary Assembly, whole genome shotgun sequence genomic DNA includes:
- the LOC115960678 gene encoding nonsense-mediated mRNA decay protein 2-like produces MKQECSTYLKTIGESKALATTLSDTEPEHDFDNEDDGILNVFTATFQCIDAYLDTLSDELCQVNTRVGRIAGQQARLGGFVESPSPSPEASEDDEDDSDDDDDDSDDDDDDEDGDASSPSDDEMSI; encoded by the exons atgaaacaagagtgctCTACTTATCTCAAGACCATCGGAGAAAGCAAAGCACTTGCTACTACCTTGAGCGACACTGAGCCTGAGCATGACTttgataatgaggatgatggaattcTAAATGTcttcactgccact TTTCAATGCATAGATGCTTACCTTGACACTcttagtgatgagttgtgtcaagtGAACACCCGTGTCGGCCGTATTGCCGGACAGCAAGCTCGCCTTGGTGGTTTCGTggagtctccctctccttctcctgAGGCATCCGAGGATGATGAAGATGACTCcgacgacgatgatgatgactccgacgacgatgatgatgatgaggatgggGATGCGAGCTCacctagtgatgatgagatgtctattTGA